The sequence TCGCTTTTTTGCGTCAATTGGTGTTGTTTTTTCCACTCTGGGAACAGGTCTCTTGTTACGCTTTCTCTATTTCTATTTTACGGGGAATGGTTCTGGCCACGTTCAGTCAGTGGTTATTGCTGGTATCTTGTTAGGTATAGGTTTTCATACAATACTAATCGCCTTTGTTGCCGATCTCATCAGTGTTAACAGGCGACTACTTGAGCAAATAAGAGCTTCTATTCAATGATCCCATGGTGCTTACAAGTACCCTGTGATATTGATTCTTTTCACTTAATGGTTTGTTGCATTTATGAATATTCTCGTTGATCTCTATCATCCTGCACATTTGCATCTTTTTCGAAATGCAATGAAAAAACTTGAAGAACAGGGGCATACCGTAATCTGGGTAACCCGGGATAAAGATATTACGGTTCAGTTGCTGAATGAATACAAATTACCATATAAAATCCTGACAAAGGCTAAAAAAGGCCTGTGGAACATGTTTTGGGAGTTGGTGGTCCATGATTGTAAGGTTTGGTACGAGGCTGTTAGAAATGACGTTGATTTGATGGTTGGTACGTCGGTAAGTATTACCCATGCAGCCCTTTTCTGTAAGGCAAAAAGCTGGGTTTTTGAAGAAGATGATGCCAAGCAGGCAAAACTCATGACATATCTGTCCTATCCCTTTGCATCCAAAATCATTACTCCTGATTTTCTTGCTCATGAGAAACACGGAAAAAAACACGTCACCTATCCCAGTTACCACGAATTGGCTTATCTGCATCCGAATAATTTTCAGTCTAACCCAGAGATTCTTGAGGAATTGGGTTTAAAGGAAGGTGATAAATATTTTATCATGCGTTTTGTTTCTTTGAATGCAAGTCATGATTTTGGGGTGAAGGG comes from Desulfocapsa sulfexigens DSM 10523 and encodes:
- a CDS encoding DUF354 domain-containing protein — its product is MNILVDLYHPAHLHLFRNAMKKLEEQGHTVIWVTRDKDITVQLLNEYKLPYKILTKAKKGLWNMFWELVVHDCKVWYEAVRNDVDLMVGTSVSITHAALFCKAKSWVFEEDDAKQAKLMTYLSYPFASKIITPDFLAHEKHGKKHVTYPSYHELAYLHPNNFQSNPEILEELGLKEGDKYFIMRFVSLNASHDFGVKGLSLEAKKTLLNKLLQHGKVFITSEAELDKEFEPYRLRMPPHKIHDLLAYSTLCIGDSQTMAIEAAVLGVPALRCNSFVGELSLLKELDDIYGLTFGYRPEHGEELLAKIDELLAEDDLKGLWQKKLQRFFSDKIDMTEWLLKYIDSEMKK